One genomic window of Candidatus Komeilibacteria bacterium CG_4_10_14_0_2_um_filter_37_10 includes the following:
- a CDS encoding transcriptional regulator produces MANNSEKILINFKKANSLLSKIISMKEDGKYCIDIMQQNLAVIGLLRSAHSMLMEDHLHGCFANAIATKDSKIKNKMTEEILKVTSLASK; encoded by the coding sequence ATGGCTAACAATAGTGAAAAGATCCTTATTAATTTTAAAAAAGCCAACTCTTTGTTGAGTAAAATTATTTCTATGAAAGAGGATGGCAAGTATTGCATTGATATTATGCAGCAGAATTTGGCGGTAATTGGTTTGTTAAGGTCTGCGCATTCTATGTTAATGGAAGATCATTTACATGGTTGCTTTGCCAATGCTATAGCCACCAAAGACAGTAAGATAAAAAATAAAATGACGGAAGAAATTCTTAAAGTTACCTCTTTAGCCAGTAAATAA